Proteins encoded together in one Pseudomonas sp. ADAK13 window:
- the dsbC gene encoding bifunctional protein-disulfide isomerase/oxidoreductase DsbC has product MRLTQIFAIAAIALVSTFAVADDAAEKTIRKSLEALQLDTPIESINASPMAGLYEVKLKGSRVLYASADGQYIVQGYLFQLKDGKPVNLTEKAERLGVSKLINGIPVAETVVYPAIGETKTHITVFTDTTCPYCHKLHAEVPELNKLGVEVRYVAFPRQGLGSPGDEQLQAVWCSADKKAAMDKMVDGKEIKAAKCANPVSKQFALGQSIGVNGTPAIVLADGQVIPGYQPAPQVAKLALNAK; this is encoded by the coding sequence ATGCGCTTGACCCAGATTTTTGCCATCGCAGCCATTGCGTTGGTCTCAACCTTTGCCGTCGCCGACGACGCCGCCGAGAAGACTATCCGCAAGAGCCTGGAAGCCCTCCAGCTCGACACTCCGATTGAAAGCATCAACGCCAGCCCGATGGCCGGCCTGTATGAAGTCAAGCTCAAGGGCAGCCGCGTCCTGTACGCCAGCGCCGATGGCCAGTACATCGTCCAGGGCTACCTGTTCCAGCTGAAGGACGGCAAGCCGGTGAACCTCACCGAAAAAGCCGAACGGTTGGGCGTGTCCAAGCTGATCAACGGCATTCCAGTGGCTGAAACCGTGGTGTACCCAGCCATTGGCGAGACCAAGACCCACATCACTGTGTTCACCGACACCACTTGCCCGTACTGCCACAAGCTGCACGCCGAAGTGCCTGAGCTGAACAAGCTCGGCGTTGAAGTGCGCTACGTGGCGTTCCCGCGCCAGGGCCTGGGTTCGCCGGGTGACGAGCAGTTGCAAGCCGTCTGGTGCTCGGCCGACAAGAAAGCCGCCATGGACAAGATGGTCGATGGCAAGGAAATCAAGGCCGCCAAGTGCGCCAACCCGGTTTCCAAGCAGTTCGCCCTCGGCCAGTCGATTGGTGTGAACGGCACGCCGGCCATCGTTTTGGCTGACGGTCAGGTGATTCCGGGCTACCAGCCTGCGCCGCAAGTTGCCAAACTGGCACTGAACGCAAAGTAA
- the trmD gene encoding tRNA (guanosine(37)-N1)-methyltransferase TrmD has protein sequence MFSAISEYGITSRAVKQGLLQLTCWNPRDYTTDRHHTVDDRPFGGGPGMVMKIKPLEDALVQAKAAAGEKAKVIYLSPQGRQLNQSAVRELANLEALILIAGRYEGIDERFIDAHVDEEWSIGDYVLSGGELPAMVLIDAVTRLLPGALGHADSAEEDSFTDGLLDCPHYTRPEVYADQRVPDVLLSGNHAHIRRWRLQQSLGRTYERRADLLESRSLSGEEKKLLEEYILARDDS, from the coding sequence ATGTTTTCCGCCATCAGCGAGTACGGCATCACCAGTCGGGCGGTGAAACAGGGGCTCTTGCAGCTCACCTGTTGGAACCCGCGAGACTACACGACGGATCGACATCACACTGTGGACGATCGCCCATTTGGCGGTGGCCCGGGCATGGTGATGAAGATCAAGCCCCTGGAAGATGCGTTGGTTCAGGCCAAGGCAGCCGCCGGGGAGAAGGCGAAGGTAATTTACCTGTCCCCTCAAGGCCGTCAGCTGAATCAGTCGGCGGTACGCGAGTTGGCGAATCTGGAAGCATTAATCCTGATTGCCGGTCGCTATGAAGGCATTGACGAGCGTTTTATTGATGCTCATGTCGATGAAGAGTGGTCGATTGGGGACTATGTCCTGTCTGGCGGCGAGCTGCCGGCGATGGTCCTGATAGATGCGGTTACACGACTGCTGCCTGGAGCTTTAGGGCATGCGGACTCCGCGGAGGAAGATTCCTTCACGGATGGTTTGCTGGATTGCCCGCACTACACCCGACCGGAGGTGTATGCGGATCAGCGTGTTCCCGACGTATTGCTAAGTGGCAATCACGCACACATCCGGCGTTGGCGTTTACAGCAGTCCCTCGGGCGGACCTATGAACGACGCGCCGATCTTCTGGAAAGCCGCTCGCTTTCTGGAGAAGAGAAGAAGCTGCTCGAGGAATACATCCTCGCGCGGGACGATAGTTAA
- the xerD gene encoding site-specific tyrosine recombinase XerD — translation MPAIDHPQIDRFLDALWLEKGLSDNTRQAYRSDLALFNGWLQEKNLELLNAGRELILDHLSWRLEQNYKPRSTARFLSGVRGFYRYLLREKLIAIDPTLQIDMPQLGRPLPKSLSEADVEALLAAPDLSEAIGQRDRAMLEVLYACGLRVTELISLTLEQVNLRQGVLRVMGKGSKERLVPMGEEAIVWIERYMRDARSELLNGRPSDVLFPSQRGEQMTRQTFWHRIKHQAKVAGIGKSLSPHTLRHAFATHLLNHGADLRVVQMLLGHSDLSTTQIYTHVARARLQDMHAKHHPRG, via the coding sequence ATGCCTGCCATTGATCACCCCCAGATAGACCGCTTCCTCGACGCCCTCTGGCTGGAAAAAGGCCTGTCGGACAACACCCGTCAGGCGTACCGCAGCGACCTGGCGTTGTTCAATGGCTGGCTGCAGGAGAAAAACCTGGAGCTGCTCAACGCCGGTCGCGAGTTGATCCTCGACCACCTGTCCTGGCGCCTGGAGCAAAACTACAAACCCCGCTCCACTGCGCGGTTTCTTTCCGGCGTACGTGGCTTTTATCGCTATCTGCTGCGGGAGAAGCTGATTGCTATCGACCCAACCCTGCAAATCGATATGCCGCAACTGGGCCGGCCATTGCCCAAATCCCTGTCGGAAGCCGACGTGGAGGCTCTACTCGCTGCCCCAGACCTGAGCGAAGCCATCGGCCAGCGCGACCGCGCCATGCTGGAAGTGCTGTATGCCTGCGGCCTGCGTGTCACCGAGCTGATCAGCCTGACCCTCGAACAGGTCAACCTGCGCCAGGGCGTGTTGCGGGTGATGGGCAAGGGCAGCAAGGAGCGCCTGGTACCCATGGGCGAAGAGGCAATCGTGTGGATAGAGCGCTACATGCGCGACGCCCGCAGCGAGCTGCTCAACGGCCGCCCCAGCGATGTGTTGTTCCCCAGCCAGCGCGGCGAGCAAATGACCCGCCAGACCTTCTGGCATCGCATCAAGCACCAGGCCAAGGTCGCGGGCATCGGCAAGTCGCTGTCGCCCCACACGCTGCGCCATGCCTTCGCTACGCATTTGCTCAACCACGGCGCGGATTTGCGCGTGGTCCAAATGCTCCTGGGGCACAGCGACTTATCCACCACCCAGATCTACACCCATGTCGCGCGGGCACGTTTGCAGGACATGCACGCCAAGCATCATCCCCGCGGATGA
- the rpsP gene encoding 30S ribosomal protein S16, protein MLTIRLALGGSKKRPFYHLTVTDSRNPRDGSHKEQVGFFNPIARGQEVRLSVNQERVAYWLSVGAQPSERVAQLLKDASKAAA, encoded by the coding sequence ATGCTAACAATCCGTCTTGCCCTTGGCGGCTCCAAAAAGCGCCCGTTTTACCACTTGACCGTAACTGACAGCCGCAACCCACGTGACGGCTCTCACAAGGAACAAGTAGGCTTCTTCAACCCGATCGCTCGTGGTCAAGAAGTCCGTCTGTCCGTGAACCAAGAGCGCGTAGCCTACTGGCTGAGCGTTGGTGCACAACCTTCTGAGCGCGTTGCTCAGTTGTTGAAGGATGCATCTAAGGCTGCGGCCTGA
- a CDS encoding transporter associated domain-containing protein: MDNLPLGPMLAVVALLVLWSALFTAIEAAQQHLLALRPGTRQGDKAAARLNFPRNSLILCNTLCRAVVVILCTLLAIYAWAENGPWLGWIISSAVLLVLADYLPRALATRHPQTILGFGNTLLSVPLKILYPLAWLLNGVSLMLLRPFARKAGVVKKSDEPQPDQDDEPEAEIPNNRAPGMPGIHALDNITVNDILVPRSEVDGINLDDPVEEIIEQLRVSTRTRLPVFHSDINQVEAVLNTRQIRHLLPDASLTKEALLAACHEPYFVPESTPLQLQLLNFHKQQRRLGMVVDEYGEVLGIVTLEDILEEIVGEFESEHHLDNPHIQPQLDGRYVIDGAASIRDLNKTLGWHLPSDGPKTLNGLVTEALETIPDCAVCLKIGRYRLEILETEDNRVAKVLIWHTSTVPVAA, from the coding sequence ATGGACAACTTGCCCCTGGGGCCGATGCTTGCGGTAGTAGCCTTGCTGGTTTTATGGTCGGCGCTGTTTACCGCCATCGAAGCCGCCCAGCAACATTTGCTGGCCCTGCGCCCCGGCACCCGCCAGGGTGACAAAGCCGCCGCCCGCCTGAACTTCCCGCGTAACAGCCTGATCCTGTGCAACACCCTATGCCGTGCGGTGGTGGTGATTCTCTGCACGTTGCTGGCGATCTACGCCTGGGCGGAAAACGGCCCTTGGCTCGGCTGGATCATCTCCAGTGCCGTCCTGTTGGTGCTGGCCGATTATCTGCCCCGCGCCCTGGCCACTCGCCACCCGCAAACCATCCTCGGCTTTGGCAACACCCTGCTGAGCGTGCCGCTGAAAATCCTTTACCCGCTGGCCTGGCTGCTCAACGGCGTCAGCCTGATGCTGCTGCGCCCATTCGCCCGCAAGGCCGGCGTGGTCAAGAAGAGCGACGAGCCACAGCCGGACCAGGACGACGAGCCGGAAGCCGAAATCCCCAATAACCGCGCGCCCGGCATGCCAGGCATCCATGCGCTGGACAACATCACCGTCAACGACATCCTGGTGCCCCGCAGCGAAGTGGACGGCATCAACCTGGATGATCCGGTCGAGGAAATCATCGAGCAACTGCGGGTTTCCACGCGCACCCGGTTGCCGGTGTTCCACAGCGATATCAACCAGGTCGAAGCCGTGCTCAACACGCGGCAGATTCGCCACCTGCTGCCCGACGCCAGCCTGACCAAGGAAGCGCTGCTGGCGGCCTGCCACGAGCCCTACTTCGTCCCGGAAAGCACGCCGCTGCAGTTGCAACTGCTGAACTTCCACAAGCAACAGCGCCGCCTGGGCATGGTGGTGGATGAATACGGCGAAGTGCTGGGCATCGTGACCCTGGAAGACATTCTTGAAGAAATCGTCGGTGAGTTCGAAAGCGAGCACCACCTCGATAACCCCCACATCCAGCCGCAACTGGATGGTCGCTACGTGATCGACGGCGCCGCCTCGATCCGTGACTTGAACAAAACCCTCGGCTGGCACCTGCCCAGCGACGGGCCCAAGACCCTCAACGGCCTGGTGACCGAAGCGCTGGAAACCATCCCGGATTGCGCCGTGTGCCTGAAAATCGGCCGCTATCGCCTGGAAATCCTCGAAACCGAGGACAACCGCGTGGCCAAGGTGCTGATCTGGCACACCAGCACGGTGCCGGTCGCCGCTTAA
- a CDS encoding MFS transporter, protein MSTTYNEAATAAPTNSTARVATASIIGTAIEFYDFYIYATAAALVIGPVFFPQTSGTAQMLASFLTFGIAFIARPLGSALFGHFGDRIGRKSTLVASLLLMGVCTTLIGLLPGYDSIGAWAPILLCVLRFGQGLGLGGEWGGAALLATENAPKGKRAWFGMFPQLGPSIGFLAANGLFLILAMSLSDEQFRSWGWRIPFILSAALVMVGLYARLKLHETPVFANAVAKEAPVKVPLVELFSQHWLPVLLGAASMVVCYALFYITTAFSLSYGVSTLGYSRETFLGLLCFAVLFMGAATPLAAWASDRYGRKPVLIVGAILTILSGFTMEPLLTHGSTWAVALFLALELFLMGVTFAPMGAMLPELFPTRVRYTGASAAYNLGGIVGASAAPFFATKLVAMGGLSYVGGYVSAAAVISLIAVLCLKETRHNDLNKVA, encoded by the coding sequence ATGAGCACCACCTATAACGAGGCGGCGACCGCTGCCCCGACCAATTCGACGGCCCGGGTCGCCACCGCGAGCATCATCGGCACCGCCATCGAGTTCTACGACTTCTATATCTACGCGACCGCCGCGGCGCTGGTGATCGGCCCGGTGTTCTTCCCGCAAACTTCCGGCACGGCGCAGATGCTGGCTTCGTTCCTGACCTTCGGTATCGCGTTTATCGCACGGCCGCTGGGTTCGGCGCTGTTCGGCCACTTTGGCGACCGGATCGGCCGCAAGTCCACACTGGTTGCGTCCCTGCTGCTGATGGGCGTGTGCACCACCCTGATCGGCTTGCTGCCCGGATACGACAGCATCGGGGCGTGGGCGCCGATCCTGCTCTGCGTGCTGCGTTTTGGCCAAGGCCTCGGGCTAGGCGGCGAATGGGGCGGCGCAGCATTGCTGGCCACCGAGAACGCACCGAAGGGCAAACGCGCCTGGTTCGGCATGTTCCCGCAACTGGGTCCGTCGATCGGCTTTCTGGCAGCCAACGGGCTGTTCCTGATCCTGGCCATGAGCCTGAGCGACGAGCAGTTCCGTAGCTGGGGCTGGCGCATTCCGTTCATCCTCAGCGCGGCACTGGTGATGGTGGGCCTGTATGCGCGGCTCAAACTGCATGAAACGCCGGTGTTCGCGAATGCCGTGGCCAAAGAAGCGCCGGTGAAGGTGCCGCTGGTGGAACTGTTCAGCCAGCACTGGCTGCCGGTGCTGCTGGGCGCGGCGTCAATGGTGGTGTGTTATGCGCTGTTCTACATCACCACGGCGTTTTCCCTCAGCTACGGTGTGTCCACGCTGGGCTACAGCCGTGAAACCTTCCTCGGGTTGCTGTGCTTCGCGGTGCTGTTCATGGGCGCGGCGACGCCACTGGCGGCGTGGGCAAGCGACCGTTACGGGCGTAAGCCGGTGCTGATTGTGGGGGCGATCCTGACCATCCTCTCCGGCTTCACCATGGAACCGTTGCTGACCCACGGTTCAACCTGGGCCGTGGCACTGTTCCTGGCGCTGGAGCTGTTTTTGATGGGCGTAACGTTTGCCCCGATGGGCGCGATGTTGCCGGAACTGTTCCCGACCCGCGTGCGTTATACCGGCGCTTCGGCGGCGTATAACCTGGGTGGGATCGTGGGTGCATCGGCGGCACCGTTCTTCGCGACCAAGCTGGTGGCGATGGGCGGTTTGAGTTATGTCGGCGGGTATGTGTCGGCGGCAGCGGTCATCAGCTTGATTGCTGTGTTGTGCCTGAAAGAGACGCGCCATAACGATTTGAACAAGGTCGCCTGA
- a CDS encoding homoserine dehydrogenase, with amino-acid sequence MKPVKVGICGLGTVGGGTFNVLQRNAEEISRRAGRGIEVAQIATRTPKPQFQTTGIAITNDVFEVATNPEIDIVIELVGGYTVARELVLKAIENGKHVVTANKALIAVHGNEIFAKAREKGVIVAFEAAVAGGIPVIKAIREGLSANRINWVAGIINGTGNFILTEMREKGRTFEDVLAEAQALGYAEADPTFDVEGIDAAHKLTILASIAFGIPLQFDKAYTEGITQLTTADVNYAEALGYRIKHLGVARSTPAGIELRVHPTLIPADRLIANVNGVMNAVMVNGDAAGSTLFYGAGAGMEPTASSVIADLVDVVRAMTSDPENRVPHLAFQPDSLSAHPILPIEACESAYYLRIQAKDHPGVLAQVASILSERGINIESIMQKEVEEQDGLVPMILLTHRVLEQHINDAIAALEALQGVVGPVVRIRVEHLN; translated from the coding sequence GTGAAACCGGTCAAAGTAGGCATCTGTGGGTTAGGGACCGTCGGTGGCGGCACCTTCAACGTACTTCAGCGTAACGCTGAAGAAATTTCCCGCCGTGCAGGGCGTGGGATTGAAGTGGCACAAATTGCCACGCGTACGCCAAAGCCTCAGTTCCAGACGACCGGTATTGCGATTACCAACGATGTCTTCGAAGTTGCCACCAACCCTGAAATCGATATCGTCATCGAGCTGGTGGGCGGCTACACCGTGGCCCGCGAACTGGTGCTCAAGGCCATCGAAAACGGCAAGCACGTGGTCACCGCCAACAAGGCGCTGATCGCCGTGCACGGTAACGAAATCTTCGCCAAGGCCCGCGAGAAGGGCGTGATCGTGGCGTTCGAAGCGGCCGTGGCCGGTGGCATCCCGGTGATCAAGGCGATCCGTGAAGGCCTGTCCGCCAACCGTATCAACTGGGTCGCCGGCATCATCAACGGCACCGGTAACTTCATCCTCACCGAAATGCGCGAGAAGGGCCGTACCTTCGAAGACGTGCTGGCTGAAGCCCAGGCGCTGGGTTACGCCGAAGCCGATCCGACCTTCGACGTGGAAGGCATCGACGCGGCCCACAAGCTGACCATCCTGGCGTCCATCGCCTTTGGTATCCCGCTGCAGTTCGACAAGGCCTACACCGAAGGCATCACCCAGCTGACCACCGCCGACGTGAACTACGCCGAAGCCCTGGGCTACCGCATCAAGCACCTCGGTGTGGCGCGCAGCACCCCGGCCGGCATCGAGCTGCGTGTGCACCCGACGCTGATCCCGGCCGACCGTCTGATCGCCAACGTCAATGGCGTGATGAACGCCGTGATGGTCAACGGTGACGCTGCCGGTTCCACCCTGTTCTACGGCGCCGGTGCCGGCATGGAGCCTACAGCCTCCTCGGTGATCGCCGACCTGGTGGACGTGGTTCGCGCCATGACCAGCGACCCGGAAAACCGCGTACCGCACCTGGCCTTCCAGCCGGATTCGCTGTCGGCCCACCCGATCCTGCCGATCGAAGCCTGCGAAAGTGCCTACTACCTGCGCATCCAGGCCAAGGATCACCCGGGCGTATTGGCCCAGGTGGCCAGCATCCTGTCGGAGCGCGGCATCAACATTGAATCGATCATGCAGAAGGAAGTCGAAGAACAAGACGGCCTGGTGCCCATGATCCTGCTGACCCACCGCGTGCTGGAACAGCACATCAACGATGCCATCGCCGCGCTTGAAGCGTTGCAGGGTGTGGTTGGCCCGGTGGTGCGGATTCGCGTCGAACACCTGAACTAA
- the ffh gene encoding signal recognition particle protein: MFENLTDRLSQTLRHVTGKAKLTEDNIKDTLREVRMALLEADVALPVVKDFVNSVKERAVGTEVSRSLTPGQAFVKIVQAELESLMGAANEDLNLSAVPPAVVLMAGLQGAGKTTTAGKLARFLKERKKKSVMVVSADVYRPAAIKQLEMLAGEVGVTFFPSDLSQKPVDIAQAAIKEAKLKFIDVVIVDTAGRLHIDEEMMGEIKALHAAINPVETLFVVDAMTGQDAANTAKAFGDALPLTGVILTKVDGDARGGAALSVRAITGKPIKFIGMGEKSEALEPFHPERIASRILGMGDVLSLIEQAEATLDKDKADKLAKKLKKGKGFDLEDFRDQLQQMKNMGGLGGLMDKLPNIGGVNLAQMGNAQGAAEKQFKQMEAIINSMTPAERRDPELISGSRKRRIAMGSGTQVQDIGRLIKQHKQMQKMMKKFSAKGGMAKMMRGMGGMLPGGGMPKM, encoded by the coding sequence ATGTTTGAAAATCTGACTGACCGTCTCTCGCAGACGCTGCGCCATGTCACCGGCAAGGCCAAGCTGACCGAGGACAATATTAAAGACACCCTGCGTGAAGTGCGCATGGCGTTGCTGGAAGCCGACGTCGCCCTGCCGGTGGTGAAGGACTTCGTCAACTCGGTCAAAGAGCGCGCGGTGGGCACCGAAGTGTCCCGCAGCCTGACCCCGGGCCAGGCGTTTGTGAAGATCGTCCAGGCCGAACTCGAAAGCCTGATGGGCGCGGCCAACGAAGACTTGAACCTCAGCGCCGTACCGCCGGCCGTGGTGCTGATGGCCGGCCTGCAAGGTGCGGGCAAGACCACCACCGCCGGCAAACTGGCGCGCTTCCTTAAAGAGCGCAAGAAGAAGTCGGTGATGGTGGTGTCTGCGGACGTTTACCGTCCGGCCGCGATTAAACAGCTGGAAATGCTGGCAGGCGAAGTGGGCGTGACCTTCTTCCCGTCCGACCTGAGCCAGAAGCCGGTCGACATTGCCCAGGCCGCTATTAAAGAAGCCAAGCTTAAATTCATCGACGTGGTCATCGTCGATACCGCCGGTCGCCTGCACATCGATGAAGAGATGATGGGCGAGATCAAGGCGCTGCATGCCGCGATCAACCCGGTAGAAACCCTGTTCGTGGTCGACGCCATGACCGGCCAGGATGCGGCCAACACCGCCAAGGCCTTTGGTGATGCGCTGCCGCTGACCGGTGTGATCCTGACCAAGGTCGACGGCGACGCCCGTGGCGGCGCCGCGTTGTCGGTCCGCGCTATCACTGGCAAGCCGATCAAGTTCATCGGTATGGGCGAGAAGAGCGAAGCGCTCGAGCCGTTCCACCCTGAGCGGATCGCCTCGCGTATCCTCGGCATGGGCGACGTACTCAGCCTGATCGAGCAAGCCGAAGCGACCCTCGACAAGGACAAGGCCGATAAACTGGCCAAGAAGCTGAAGAAGGGCAAGGGCTTCGACCTCGAAGACTTCCGCGACCAGCTGCAACAGATGAAGAACATGGGCGGCCTCGGCGGCTTGATGGACAAGCTGCCGAACATCGGTGGCGTGAACCTGGCGCAAATGGGCAATGCCCAGGGCGCGGCAGAGAAGCAATTCAAGCAGATGGAAGCCATCATCAACTCCATGACCCCGGCCGAGCGCCGCGACCCTGAGCTGATCAGCGGTTCGCGCAAGCGTCGGATCGCCATGGGTTCCGGCACTCAGGTGCAGGACATCGGTCGCTTGATCAAGCAGCACAAGCAGATGCAGAAGATGATGAAGAAATTCTCCGCAAAAGGCGGAATGGCCAAGATGATGCGCGGCATGGGCGGTATGTTGCCCGGCGGCGGCATGCCGAAGATGTAA
- a CDS encoding cytochrome C assembly family protein: protein MLPLSPSLLPSLAAAILYAAATLYQGTRLAQGAKADKRLLVGLGVLALLAHAASLFTHLMTPVGLGLDFFSAASLIAAAVIALTLMACYRIPVENLLVLLFPLGMLTVLLAQFTPTGTVQVIDEEPGILAHILLSILAYGMFTIAVFQALLLLLQDHQLKHKHPSGLIKNFPPLQTMESLLFGFLWAGWTLLSLSLISGWLFVENLFAQHLVHKTLLACLAWVVFSVLLWGRNRLGWRGHKAIRWTLAGFCLLMLAYFGSKLVREYILHI from the coding sequence ATGCTCCCTTTGTCACCCAGTTTGCTACCCAGCCTCGCCGCCGCCATCTTGTATGCCGCTGCGACCCTCTATCAGGGCACTCGTCTGGCCCAAGGCGCCAAGGCCGACAAACGCCTGTTGGTAGGCCTTGGCGTTCTCGCCCTGCTGGCTCACGCCGCCAGCCTGTTCACGCATTTGATGACGCCGGTGGGCCTGGGCCTGGATTTCTTCAGCGCCGCCAGCCTGATCGCCGCCGCCGTGATCGCGCTGACCCTGATGGCCTGCTACCGGATCCCGGTGGAGAACCTGCTGGTGCTGTTGTTCCCCCTCGGCATGCTGACGGTGCTGCTGGCGCAATTCACCCCGACCGGCACCGTGCAGGTCATTGACGAAGAGCCGGGCATCCTCGCCCACATCCTGCTGTCGATCCTCGCCTACGGCATGTTCACCATCGCGGTGTTCCAGGCCTTGCTGCTGCTGTTGCAAGACCACCAGCTCAAGCACAAGCACCCGTCCGGGCTGATCAAGAACTTCCCGCCGCTGCAAACCATGGAAAGCCTGTTGTTCGGCTTCCTCTGGGCCGGCTGGACGCTGTTGTCGCTGTCACTGATCTCCGGCTGGCTGTTCGTCGAAAACCTGTTCGCCCAGCACCTGGTGCACAAAACCCTGCTGGCGTGCCTGGCCTGGGTGGTGTTCAGCGTGCTGCTGTGGGGCCGCAACCGCCTCGGCTGGCGCGGGCACAAGGCGATCCGCTGGACCCTGGCCGGTTTCTGCCTGCTGATGCTGGCCTATTTCGGCAGCAAGCTGGTTCGCGAATACATCCTGCATATCTGA
- the rimM gene encoding ribosome maturation factor RimM (Essential for efficient processing of 16S rRNA), with protein MNATPAVADDLIVIGKIYSVHGVRGEVKVYSFTDPTENLLQYKTWTLKREGSVKQVELVSGRGSDKFLVAKLKGLDDREEARLLAGYEICVPRNLFPELTDGEYYWYQLEGLKVIDQLGQLLGKIDHLLETGANDVMVVKPCAGSLDDRERLLPYTEQCVLAVDLAAGEMKVEWDADF; from the coding sequence ATGAACGCGACGCCAGCGGTTGCTGATGATTTGATCGTTATCGGCAAGATTTATTCTGTTCATGGCGTTCGCGGCGAAGTGAAGGTGTATTCCTTTACTGATCCGACTGAAAACCTGTTGCAGTACAAGACCTGGACGCTCAAGCGCGAAGGTAGTGTGAAACAGGTAGAGCTGGTCAGTGGACGCGGGAGCGACAAGTTCCTGGTCGCAAAGCTCAAGGGTCTTGATGATCGTGAAGAAGCTCGTCTTCTGGCCGGTTATGAGATCTGCGTGCCGCGCAACCTGTTCCCTGAATTGACCGACGGCGAGTACTACTGGTACCAACTGGAAGGTCTGAAGGTTATTGATCAACTCGGGCAACTGCTCGGGAAAATCGATCATCTTCTGGAAACCGGCGCCAATGATGTAATGGTGGTCAAGCCTTGCGCTGGCAGCCTGGATGATCGCGAACGCCTGTTGCCCTATACCGAGCAATGCGTGTTGGCCGTCGACCTGGCCGCGGGCGAGATGAAGGTGGAATGGGACGCGGACTTCTAA
- the rplS gene encoding 50S ribosomal protein L19, whose product MTNKIILALEAEQMTKEIPTFAPGDTIVVQVKVKEGDRSRLQAFEGVVIAKRNRGVNSAFTVRKISNGVGVERTFQTYSPQIDSMAVKRRGDVRKAKLYYLRDLSGKAARIKEKLA is encoded by the coding sequence ATGACTAACAAAATCATCCTTGCACTCGAAGCAGAGCAGATGACCAAAGAGATCCCTACCTTTGCCCCGGGCGACACCATTGTCGTTCAGGTGAAAGTGAAGGAAGGCGACCGTTCGCGTCTGCAAGCGTTCGAAGGCGTGGTAATTGCCAAGCGTAACCGTGGTGTGAACAGTGCTTTCACTGTTCGTAAAATCTCCAACGGTGTTGGCGTAGAGCGTACTTTCCAGACCTACAGCCCGCAAATCGACAGCATGGCCGTTAAACGTCGCGGTGACGTACGTAAAGCCAAGCTGTACTACCTGCGTGACCTGTCCGGTAAAGCAGCTCGCATCAAGGAAAAACTGGCTTAA